One genomic region from Bartonella australis AUST/NH1 encodes:
- the nuoL gene encoding NADH-quinone oxidoreductase subunit L, translating to MYYAIVFLPFLGFLIAAMGGKIIGARASELITCSLMIIVAALSWVAFSSIAIGNTSMIDVPLLHWVTVGELTFNWGLHVDTLTAVMLVVVNNVSVLVHIYSVGYMHHDPSRPRFFAYLSLFTFMMLMLVTANNLIQMFFGWEGVGLASYLLIGFWFQRASANKAAMKAFVVNRVGDFGFLLGIFSIFVLFQSVSFSSIFAKAADNDFVQGITFWGWQLDGQAAITITCLFLFIGAMGKSAQFFLHTWLPDAMEGPTPVSALIHAATMVTAGVFMVARMSPIFELSSTALTVIVIVGATTAFFAATVGLVQNDIKRVIAYSTCSQLGYMFVALGVGAYGAAVFHLFTHAFFKALLFLGAGSVIHAVSDEQDMRKMGGLRKHIKVTYWMMIIGTFALTGVGVPGTSWGTAGFFSKDAIIESAFASHNIAAGYAFWLLVFSAFLTSFYSWRLIFMTFHGKPRATVDVMHHVHESAPVMLIPLFILSIGALFAGVVFQPYFFGDLYDSFWKGALFTGEHNSILHEAHDVPNWVKWSPFTAMVIGFILSYLFYVLAPSIPKILAKLMPTLYRFLYNKWYFDEIYDVLFVRPTFKIGYFLWKIGDGKIIDGLGPNGIAARVIDITNKVVRMQTGYLYHYAFAMLIGVAVLITWMTIGSLN from the coding sequence ATGTATTACGCGATCGTCTTTCTCCCATTTTTGGGCTTTTTAATTGCCGCTATGGGTGGAAAAATTATAGGAGCCCGCGCCAGTGAATTGATTACATGTAGCCTTATGATAATTGTGGCCGCGTTATCATGGGTTGCTTTTTCAAGTATTGCTATTGGTAACACATCGATGATCGATGTGCCGCTGTTGCATTGGGTGACTGTCGGTGAGTTGACATTTAATTGGGGATTGCACGTTGACACATTGACGGCTGTTATGCTCGTTGTAGTTAATAATGTTTCAGTACTGGTGCATATTTATTCAGTCGGCTATATGCATCATGATCCTTCAAGGCCTCGTTTTTTTGCTTATCTTTCCTTGTTTACGTTTATGATGCTTATGCTAGTGACAGCCAATAACTTAATCCAAATGTTTTTTGGATGGGAAGGTGTTGGGCTCGCATCTTATTTGCTTATTGGTTTCTGGTTTCAAAGAGCTTCCGCTAATAAGGCAGCGATGAAAGCTTTTGTAGTTAATCGTGTTGGAGATTTTGGTTTTCTTTTGGGAATCTTTAGTATTTTTGTTTTATTTCAGTCAGTTAGTTTTTCGTCTATTTTCGCAAAGGCGGCAGATAATGATTTCGTACAAGGCATAACATTTTGGGGGTGGCAGCTTGATGGGCAGGCAGCGATCACTATTACGTGTCTTTTTCTGTTTATTGGCGCTATGGGCAAGTCAGCGCAATTTTTTTTGCATACGTGGCTTCCTGATGCGATGGAAGGACCGACGCCTGTATCTGCGCTTATTCACGCAGCGACAATGGTTACTGCTGGGGTCTTTATGGTTGCGCGTATGTCGCCAATTTTTGAACTTTCTTCTACTGCTTTGACGGTAATTGTTATTGTTGGAGCAACGACCGCGTTTTTTGCGGCGACCGTAGGGTTAGTACAAAATGATATTAAACGTGTTATCGCTTATTCTACATGTTCGCAGCTTGGTTATATGTTCGTTGCATTAGGCGTTGGGGCTTATGGAGCAGCCGTTTTTCACCTTTTTACGCACGCTTTTTTTAAAGCTTTGTTATTTCTCGGAGCTGGTTCTGTAATTCACGCAGTATCTGATGAGCAGGATATGCGAAAAATGGGGGGGCTGCGGAAACATATAAAAGTGACTTATTGGATGATGATTATAGGAACTTTTGCATTAACAGGTGTCGGAGTTCCTGGAACATCTTGGGGAACAGCGGGCTTTTTCTCAAAGGATGCGATTATAGAATCTGCTTTTGCATCGCATAATATTGCTGCAGGATATGCTTTCTGGCTTCTCGTTTTTTCCGCTTTTCTGACGAGTTTTTATTCGTGGAGACTCATATTTATGACGTTTCATGGTAAGCCGCGCGCAACTGTTGATGTTATGCACCATGTTCATGAATCAGCGCCTGTTATGTTGATCCCGCTGTTTATTTTATCTATCGGGGCATTGTTTGCTGGTGTGGTTTTTCAGCCTTATTTTTTTGGTGATTTATACGACTCTTTTTGGAAAGGTGCCTTATTTACAGGGGAGCATAATTCTATTCTTCATGAGGCACATGATGTTCCAAATTGGGTAAAATGGTCGCCATTTACAGCAATGGTTATTGGGTTCATTTTATCATACCTATTCTATGTCCTTGCCCCTTCGATTCCAAAAATACTCGCTAAATTGATGCCTACATTATACCGTTTTCTTTATAATAAATGGTATTTTGATGAAATTTATGATGTTCTTTTTGTGCGTCCGACTTTTAAAATTGGATATTTTCTTTGGAAAATAGGCGACGGTAAAATTATTGATGGTTTAGGGCCAAATGGTATTGCGGCACGTGTTATTGATATCACAAATAAAGTTGTTCGAATGCAGACCGGCTATCTCTACCACTATGCATTCGCAATGCTCATTGGTGTTGCAGTATTGATCACGTGGATGACGATCGGGAGCTTAAATTAA
- the nuoK gene encoding NADH-quinone oxidoreductase subunit NuoK, which produces MHIDITHYLTVSAMMFTIGIFGIFLNRKNVIVILMSIELILLSVNFNFVAFSAFLHDLVGQIFALFVLTVAAAEAAIGLAILVVFFRNRGSIAVEDINVMKG; this is translated from the coding sequence ATGCATATTGATATTACTCATTATCTCACTGTTTCTGCAATGATGTTCACGATTGGTATTTTTGGCATTTTTCTGAATAGGAAGAATGTAATCGTTATTCTTATGTCTATTGAACTTATATTGCTTTCAGTTAATTTTAATTTTGTTGCGTTTTCAGCATTTTTACATGACCTCGTTGGTCAGATATTTGCTTTATTTGTTTTGACAGTGGCTGCCGCTGAAGCGGCGATTGGTCTCGCAATCCTCGTTGTTTTTTTCCGTAATCGTGGTTCTATCGCGGTTGAAGACATTAATGTAATGAAAGGCTGA